Proteins encoded by one window of Serratia nevei:
- the modE gene encoding molybdenum-dependent transcriptional regulator has translation MQAEILLTLKLQQKLFADPRRIALLKQVQHTGSISQGAKLAGISYKSAWDAINEMNQLAEQTVVERATGGKGGGGAQLTHYGQRLIQLYDLLGQVQQKAFDVLQQDDLPLDSLLAAISRFSLQTSARNQFFGTVIERDHQQVQQHLAILLNDGTTRLMAAVTQQSADRLQLTPGKEVLALIKAPWVRLSVDTAEHTGADNALAGVVAGIQPGAEHSEVLVTLAGGETLCATLATAELQRLQLSVGAAVHALFNADRVIVATLC, from the coding sequence ATGCAGGCCGAAATTCTTCTGACTCTCAAACTCCAGCAAAAGCTGTTCGCCGATCCGCGCCGCATCGCGCTGCTGAAACAGGTGCAGCACACCGGCTCCATCAGCCAGGGCGCCAAACTGGCGGGCATCAGCTATAAAAGCGCCTGGGACGCCATCAATGAAATGAACCAGCTGGCGGAACAAACGGTGGTGGAACGCGCCACCGGCGGTAAAGGCGGCGGCGGCGCGCAGCTGACGCACTATGGCCAGCGGTTGATCCAGCTGTATGACCTGCTGGGCCAGGTGCAGCAAAAAGCTTTCGACGTGTTGCAGCAGGACGATCTGCCGCTCGACAGCCTGCTGGCGGCCATCTCGCGCTTCTCGCTGCAAACCAGCGCGCGCAATCAGTTCTTCGGCACCGTCATCGAACGCGATCATCAGCAGGTGCAGCAGCACCTGGCGATTTTGTTGAACGACGGCACCACTCGCCTGATGGCGGCCGTCACCCAACAAAGCGCCGACCGGCTGCAGCTGACGCCGGGTAAAGAGGTGCTGGCGCTGATCAAGGCGCCCTGGGTGCGGTTAAGCGTCGATACGGCGGAGCATACCGGCGCAGATAACGCGCTGGCGGGCGTGGTGGCCGGCATTCAGCCAGGCGCTGAACACAGCGAGGTGCTGGTGACGCTGGCGGGCGGCGAAACCCTGTGCGCCACCCTGGCGACGGCGGAGTTGCAGCGTCTGCAGCTGAGCGTCGGTGCCGCCGTACACGCCCTGTTCAACGCCGATCGCGTGATTGTCGCCACGTTGTGTTAA
- a CDS encoding class I SAM-dependent methyltransferase, with the protein MTAVSFSSLLDSWDRQQAAYIAEREARFNAQLEVLALAAGQDFHVVDLACGPGSLSLRILQRFPQARVTAIDLDPLLLAVARGALAEYGDRIRILQADLADPACFAALSGPAPQAAVSSTALHWLMPEQQLALYRNVAGLLADGGVFLNADHQRYDQRQPRLKALAERHDEQTQQRAWDNGVEDWDRWFAGALQSPTLAAYQAEREALFAGRPVPPPTPVDFQLAALRQAGFSEAGTVWQLLDDYVIAGWK; encoded by the coding sequence ATGACTGCCGTTTCATTCTCTTCGCTGCTGGACTCCTGGGATCGCCAGCAGGCGGCCTACATCGCCGAACGGGAAGCGCGTTTTAACGCCCAGCTGGAGGTGCTGGCGCTGGCCGCCGGCCAGGATTTTCACGTGGTGGATCTGGCCTGCGGCCCGGGATCGCTGAGCCTGCGCATTTTGCAGCGCTTTCCGCAGGCCAGGGTGACCGCCATCGATCTCGATCCGCTGTTGCTGGCGGTGGCACGCGGTGCGCTGGCGGAGTACGGCGATCGGATCCGCATTCTGCAGGCCGATCTGGCGGATCCGGCCTGTTTTGCCGCGCTGTCCGGCCCCGCGCCACAGGCGGCGGTATCCAGCACGGCGCTGCACTGGCTGATGCCCGAGCAGCAGCTGGCGCTGTACCGCAACGTTGCCGGGCTGCTGGCCGACGGCGGCGTGTTCCTGAACGCCGATCATCAGCGCTATGACCAGCGTCAGCCGCGGCTGAAAGCGTTGGCGGAGCGGCACGACGAGCAGACCCAACAGCGCGCCTGGGACAACGGCGTCGAGGATTGGGATCGCTGGTTTGCGGGCGCGCTGCAATCGCCGACGCTGGCCGCTTATCAGGCCGAGCGTGAAGCGCTGTTCGCCGGCCGCCCGGTGCCGCCGCCGACGCCGGTGGATTTCCAGCTCGCGGCGCTTAGACAAGCCGGTTTCAGCGAGGCGGGGACGGTGTGGCAGCTGTTGGACGACTATGTGATCGCAGGCTGGAAATAG
- a CDS encoding ABC transporter substrate-binding protein produces the protein MKGWLALLLCALGLGGSAPLRADAVSLQNCGVTRDYPQPPQRVLVYANPALENLLALELAGRAIGVVGYDRARDPAPTAPAETLQAPTSPAPPTAEALLLMRPDFVYSASYYWLHSPETPDRARLAEWGIGTYLSPGACSGQQSAIAAALTFEDIFTELRELARIFNVSRAGEALIARLRGQLRAFEAQRAPLPHLRLLWWYAGAQTPYVAGCCGAPGLLSRSVGSENLFGDRPELWPTVSWEVIAARDPDAIVLGDLPRGGLGDSAADKIAFLEHHPLTATLRAVRQRRYVILPGYDMDPSARTVAALGRLIRGLAALPPQAPTFSNKEP, from the coding sequence GTGAAAGGCTGGCTTGCCCTGCTGTTGTGCGCCCTGGGATTGGGCGGCAGCGCGCCGCTGCGTGCCGATGCCGTCAGCCTGCAAAATTGCGGGGTAACGCGCGATTACCCGCAGCCGCCGCAGCGGGTGCTGGTTTACGCCAACCCGGCGTTGGAAAACCTGCTGGCGCTAGAGCTGGCTGGCCGTGCGATCGGCGTGGTCGGGTATGACCGCGCGCGCGATCCCGCGCCGACGGCGCCGGCCGAGACATTGCAGGCGCCCACCAGCCCGGCGCCGCCCACGGCGGAAGCATTGCTGCTGATGCGGCCGGATTTTGTCTATTCGGCTAGCTATTACTGGCTGCACAGCCCGGAAACGCCCGATCGGGCGCGGCTGGCAGAATGGGGCATCGGCACTTATCTCTCTCCCGGCGCCTGCAGCGGCCAGCAAAGCGCGATCGCCGCCGCGCTGACGTTCGAAGACATTTTCACCGAGCTGCGGGAGCTGGCGCGCATTTTCAACGTCAGCCGCGCCGGTGAAGCGCTGATCGCGCGGCTGCGCGGGCAGCTGAGGGCGTTTGAGGCGCAGCGCGCGCCGCTGCCGCATTTACGTCTGCTGTGGTGGTATGCCGGCGCGCAAACGCCCTACGTGGCGGGCTGCTGCGGCGCGCCAGGTTTGCTGAGCCGCAGCGTCGGCAGCGAGAACCTGTTCGGCGATCGGCCCGAGCTGTGGCCGACGGTGTCCTGGGAGGTTATCGCCGCCCGCGATCCGGATGCGATCGTGCTTGGCGATCTGCCGCGCGGCGGCCTCGGCGACAGCGCGGCCGACAAAATCGCCTTTCTGGAACATCACCCGCTGACCGCGACGCTGCGCGCCGTGCGTCAGCGGCGCTACGTGATCCTCCCCGGTTACGACATGGACCCTTCCGCCCGCACCGTGGCGGCGCTGGGCCGTTTGATTCGGGGCCTGGCGGCCTTGCCGCCGCAGGCGCCGACTTTTTCCAACAAGGAACCTTGA
- a CDS encoding CPBP family intramembrane glutamic endopeptidase, with protein MWGVLAASLFFLPFNRLIAWVILAASAGMGLYHGVLTPLSLSYLLAIVALAGLRHHFREQRNLAIAFEGLVVAGCIALFLHLVPGIHNQLMIDGDKAGPLSAPFTMYYNFDKAMVPFLLFACLPTLFRTDKAEKSVASSSWIALIISVPALLLLAVALGGLKIELHAPAWILPFVMANLFFVCMAEEALFRGYLQQRLSQWLGAWPALIVAALMFGAAHLAGGMLMVIFATLAGVIYGLAWMWSGRLWVPILFHFGLNLTHLLFFTYPLYQHP; from the coding sequence ATGTGGGGCGTACTGGCTGCTTCGTTATTTTTCTTGCCGTTTAATCGGCTGATAGCCTGGGTGATCCTGGCCGCCTCGGCGGGCATGGGGCTTTATCATGGGGTACTGACGCCGCTCAGCCTGAGTTATCTGCTGGCGATCGTAGCGTTGGCGGGGCTGCGTCACCATTTTCGCGAGCAGCGTAATCTGGCGATCGCGTTCGAAGGCTTGGTGGTCGCCGGCTGCATCGCGCTGTTCTTGCATCTGGTGCCGGGCATCCACAACCAGCTGATGATCGACGGCGACAAAGCCGGCCCGCTCAGCGCGCCGTTCACCATGTATTACAACTTCGACAAGGCGATGGTGCCCTTCCTGCTGTTCGCCTGCTTGCCCACGCTGTTCAGAACCGATAAAGCGGAAAAAAGCGTCGCCTCGAGTTCCTGGATTGCATTGATCATCAGCGTACCGGCGCTGTTGCTGCTGGCCGTGGCGCTGGGCGGTTTAAAAATCGAACTGCATGCGCCCGCCTGGATCCTGCCGTTCGTGATGGCGAACCTGTTCTTCGTCTGCATGGCCGAAGAAGCGCTGTTTCGCGGCTACCTGCAACAGCGCCTCAGCCAATGGCTGGGGGCCTGGCCGGCGCTGATCGTCGCCGCCCTGATGTTCGGCGCCGCGCATTTGGCCGGCGGCATGCTGATGGTGATCTTCGCGACGCTGGCCGGCGTGATCTACGGCCTGGCATGGATGTGGAGCGGCCGCCTGTGGGTGCCGATTCTGTTCCATTTCGGGCTTAACCTGACCCATCTGCTGTTCTTCACCTACCCGCTGTATCAGCACCCCTGA
- the modF gene encoding molybdate ABC transporter ATP-binding protein ModF, which produces MSSLHISQGSFRLSDTRTLTLDALEIQAGDSWAFVGANGSGKSALARALADELVLLSGERRSDFQHAVRISFEQLQKMVSDEWQRNNTDLLSADEDDTGRTAAEIIQEEVKDAARCERLAAQFGITALLTRRFKYLSTGETRKTLLCRALMPEPDLLILDEPFDGLDVHSRAQLAALLSELSAQGQTVVLVLNRFDEIPDFVRQVGVLADCTLTSRGPRRQVMADALVAQLAHSENLSGLALPETEDPTQKVTLPADRPLIVLRDGVVSYNDRPILNHLDWQVNPGEHWQIVGPNGAGKSTLLSLITGDHPQGYSNDLTLFGRRRGSGETIWEIKRHIGYVSSSLHLDYRVNTSVRNVVLSGFFDSIGIYQAVSDRQRQLTEQWLALLGLDGARGDAPFHSLSWGQQRLALIARALVKHPALLILDEPLQGLDPLNRQLVRRFIDVLIGQGATQLLFVSHHAEDAPQCITHRLSFMPDGEGGYGYQQQRLEAASA; this is translated from the coding sequence ATGTCGTCGTTGCACATTTCGCAAGGTTCATTCCGCTTAAGCGATACCCGCACCCTGACGCTGGACGCGCTGGAAATCCAGGCCGGCGACAGCTGGGCCTTCGTCGGCGCCAACGGCAGCGGCAAATCTGCCCTGGCGCGCGCGCTGGCGGACGAACTGGTTCTGCTGAGCGGTGAACGCCGCAGCGATTTTCAGCACGCGGTGCGCATCTCCTTCGAACAGCTGCAAAAAATGGTCAGCGACGAGTGGCAACGCAACAACACCGATCTGCTCAGCGCGGACGAGGACGACACCGGCCGCACCGCAGCGGAAATCATTCAGGAAGAGGTGAAAGACGCCGCGCGCTGTGAGCGGCTGGCCGCGCAGTTCGGCATCACCGCCCTGCTGACGCGCCGCTTCAAATACCTCTCCACCGGCGAAACGCGTAAAACCCTGCTGTGCCGGGCGCTGATGCCCGAGCCTGACCTGCTGATCCTCGACGAGCCCTTCGACGGGCTGGACGTTCACTCGCGCGCGCAGCTCGCCGCATTGCTGAGCGAGCTTTCCGCCCAGGGCCAAACCGTGGTGCTGGTGCTCAACCGGTTCGACGAAATACCGGATTTTGTCCGGCAGGTGGGCGTGCTGGCGGACTGCACCCTGACCAGCCGCGGGCCGCGCCGCCAGGTGATGGCGGACGCGCTGGTGGCGCAGCTGGCGCACAGCGAAAACCTCAGCGGGCTGGCGCTGCCGGAGACCGAGGATCCGACGCAAAAGGTGACGCTGCCGGCGGATCGGCCGCTGATCGTCCTGCGCGACGGCGTGGTCAGCTATAACGATCGGCCGATCCTCAATCATCTCGACTGGCAGGTTAACCCCGGCGAACATTGGCAGATCGTCGGCCCGAACGGCGCCGGCAAATCCACGCTGCTCAGTTTGATCACCGGCGATCATCCGCAGGGCTACAGCAACGATCTGACGCTGTTCGGCCGCCGCCGCGGTAGCGGGGAAACCATCTGGGAGATCAAGCGCCATATCGGCTACGTCAGCAGCAGCCTGCATCTGGACTATCGCGTCAACACCAGCGTGCGCAACGTGGTGCTGTCGGGGTTCTTCGATTCGATCGGCATTTATCAGGCGGTCTCGGATCGTCAGCGGCAGCTGACCGAACAATGGCTGGCGCTGCTCGGACTCGACGGCGCGCGCGGCGATGCCCCGTTCCACAGCCTTTCCTGGGGCCAACAGCGGCTGGCGCTGATCGCCCGCGCGCTGGTGAAACATCCGGCGCTGCTGATCCTCGACGAGCCGCTGCAAGGGCTGGATCCGCTCAATCGCCAGCTGGTGCGTCGCTTCATCGACGTGCTGATCGGCCAGGGCGCCACCCAGCTGCTGTTCGTCTCGCACCATGCCGAAGACGCGCCGCAGTGCATCACTCACCGCCTCAGCTTCATGCCCGACGGCGAGGGCGGCTACGGCTACCAACAGCAACGGCTGGAGGCGGCCTCCGCCTGA
- the galK gene encoding galactokinase: protein MSLKPLTHSLFTEHFGYAPALTIQAPGRVNLIGEHTDYNDGFVLPCAIDYQTVIACAKRDDRQIRVLAADYQNQQDQFSLDDPIVSHPDQRWSDYVRGVVKHLQRRSADFGGADLVIAGNVPQGAGLSSSAALEVAVGQALQALYQLPLDGVALALNGQEAENQFVGCNCGIMDQLISALGRRDSALLIDCRSLETRAVPMPDNVAVVIVNSNVQRGLVDSEYNTRRKQCEEAARFFGVKALRDVSPEQFEARQHQLDPLVAKRARHVISENARTLAAAEALAAGDLQRMGRLMAESHASMRDDFEITVPPIDKLVEIVKATIGPRGGVRMTGGGFGGCIVALIPQDLVETVRAAVAHEYPRQTGGLRETFYVCQASQGAGLC, encoded by the coding sequence ATGAGCCTGAAACCGCTTACCCATTCCCTGTTTACCGAACACTTCGGCTACGCGCCGGCGTTGACCATCCAGGCGCCGGGGCGGGTGAACCTGATCGGCGAGCATACCGATTACAACGACGGCTTCGTACTGCCCTGCGCCATCGATTATCAAACCGTCATCGCCTGCGCCAAGCGCGACGACCGCCAGATCCGCGTCCTCGCCGCCGATTATCAGAATCAGCAGGATCAATTCTCGCTCGACGATCCGATCGTCAGCCACCCCGATCAGCGCTGGTCCGACTATGTGCGCGGCGTGGTGAAGCACCTTCAGCGTCGCAGCGCCGACTTCGGCGGTGCGGATCTGGTGATCGCCGGGAATGTGCCGCAAGGGGCGGGGCTCAGCTCCTCCGCCGCACTGGAAGTGGCGGTGGGCCAGGCGCTGCAGGCGCTCTATCAGCTGCCGCTGGACGGCGTAGCGCTGGCGCTGAACGGCCAGGAGGCGGAGAACCAATTCGTCGGCTGCAACTGCGGTATCATGGACCAGCTGATCTCCGCGCTCGGCCGGCGCGACAGCGCTCTGCTGATCGACTGCCGCTCGCTGGAAACCCGTGCGGTACCGATGCCGGACAACGTCGCGGTGGTGATCGTCAACTCCAATGTGCAACGCGGACTGGTGGACAGCGAATACAACACCCGCCGCAAACAGTGCGAGGAAGCGGCGCGGTTCTTCGGCGTCAAGGCGCTGCGCGACGTCAGCCCCGAACAGTTTGAGGCGCGTCAACACCAGCTCGATCCGTTAGTAGCCAAACGCGCGCGCCATGTGATCAGCGAGAACGCCCGCACGCTGGCAGCGGCCGAGGCGCTGGCGGCCGGCGATCTGCAGCGCATGGGCCGGCTGATGGCGGAGTCGCACGCCTCGATGCGCGACGACTTTGAAATCACCGTGCCGCCGATCGATAAGCTGGTCGAGATCGTCAAAGCGACGATCGGCCCACGCGGCGGCGTGCGCATGACCGGCGGCGGCTTTGGTGGCTGCATCGTCGCGCTGATACCGCAGGATCTCGTGGAGACGGTGCGTGCCGCCGTGGCGCACGAGTATCCGCGGCAAACCGGCGGATTGCGGGAAACCTTCTATGTCTGCCAGGCTTCGCAAGGCGCCGGCCTATGCTGA
- the galT gene encoding galactose-1-phosphate uridylyltransferase — MTAFNPIDHPHRRYNPLSGQWVLVSPHRAKRPWQGQQEAVPTETLPAHDPDCFLCPGNARVTGDRNPDYRGTYVFTNDFAALMSDTPPAPDSQDPLMRSQSARGVSRVICFSPDHSKTLPELTLPALEQVVAAWQAQTDELGRQYPWVQLFENKGAAMGCSNPHPHGQVWANSFLPNEAEREDRLQHEYFQEHASPLLLDYAQRELATGERIVVNTEHWLAVVPYWAAWPFETLLLPKAAVQRITDLGAAQSQDLALALKKLTSRYDNLFQCSFPYSMGWHGAPFNGADNRHWQLHAHFYPPLLRSASVRKFMVGYEMLAETQRDLTAEQAAARLRAVSDIHYREAGAQA, encoded by the coding sequence ATGACGGCATTTAACCCTATCGATCATCCACACCGCCGCTATAACCCGCTGAGCGGCCAATGGGTGCTGGTCTCACCGCACCGCGCCAAGCGCCCCTGGCAGGGCCAACAAGAGGCCGTCCCCACGGAAACGCTGCCGGCGCACGATCCCGACTGTTTCCTGTGCCCGGGCAACGCGCGCGTCACCGGCGATCGCAATCCGGATTATCGCGGCACCTACGTCTTCACCAACGATTTCGCCGCGCTGATGAGCGATACGCCGCCGGCGCCCGACAGCCAGGATCCTTTGATGCGCAGCCAGAGCGCGCGCGGCGTCAGCCGGGTGATCTGCTTCTCTCCCGATCACAGCAAGACCCTGCCCGAATTGACGCTGCCGGCGCTGGAGCAGGTGGTCGCCGCCTGGCAGGCGCAAACCGATGAGCTGGGCAGGCAGTACCCCTGGGTACAGCTGTTCGAAAACAAAGGCGCGGCGATGGGCTGCTCCAACCCGCACCCGCACGGGCAGGTCTGGGCCAACAGTTTTCTGCCGAACGAGGCCGAGCGCGAAGATCGCCTGCAGCACGAGTATTTTCAGGAACATGCCTCCCCGCTGCTGCTGGACTACGCGCAGCGCGAGCTGGCCACCGGCGAACGCATCGTGGTGAACACCGAACACTGGCTGGCGGTGGTGCCCTACTGGGCCGCCTGGCCGTTTGAAACGCTGCTGCTGCCGAAAGCGGCGGTGCAGCGCATTACCGATCTCGGCGCGGCGCAAAGCCAAGATCTGGCGCTGGCGCTGAAGAAGCTGACCAGCCGCTACGACAACCTGTTCCAGTGCTCCTTCCCCTATTCGATGGGATGGCACGGTGCGCCGTTCAACGGTGCCGACAACCGACACTGGCAGCTGCACGCCCATTTCTACCCGCCGCTGCTGCGTTCAGCCAGCGTGCGCAAATTTATGGTCGGTTACGAGATGCTGGCGGAAACCCAGCGCGACCTGACCGCCGAACAGGCCGCAGCGCGTCTGCGCGCCGTCAGCGATATTCATTACCGTGAAGCCGGAGCCCAAGCATGA
- a CDS encoding cysteine hydrolase family protein yields MSAALIIIDLIEDLIGPKGRANHCREQVVATHLLANVNAAAAYARVRKIPVIWVRVGFADDYHDIPPHSPLFNHLKQIGALRLNSPGCRWMPELHQEETDLLFEKTAVSAFSGNNLLAWLRQHRCHHLLLAGVSTPLAIESTARQAHDAGFQVTVLHDLCAAPTQEIHQQSLDTLQNLAEITRSQAWMKG; encoded by the coding sequence ATGTCCGCTGCGTTGATTATTATCGACCTGATCGAGGATCTGATCGGGCCCAAAGGGCGCGCCAACCACTGCCGCGAACAGGTGGTGGCGACCCACCTGCTCGCCAACGTCAATGCCGCCGCGGCCTACGCCCGGGTGCGAAAAATCCCGGTGATTTGGGTGCGGGTGGGATTCGCCGACGATTATCATGATATTCCCCCCCACTCGCCGCTGTTCAACCATTTGAAACAGATAGGCGCGCTGCGGCTTAACAGCCCGGGCTGCCGCTGGATGCCCGAACTGCATCAGGAAGAGACCGATCTGCTGTTTGAAAAAACGGCGGTAAGCGCCTTCTCCGGTAACAATTTGTTAGCCTGGCTACGGCAGCATCGGTGCCATCATCTGCTGCTGGCGGGCGTCAGCACGCCGCTCGCCATCGAGAGCACCGCGCGTCAGGCGCACGACGCCGGCTTTCAGGTGACCGTGCTGCACGACCTGTGCGCGGCCCCCACGCAGGAGATCCACCAGCAGAGCCTGGACACCCTGCAAAACCTGGCCGAAATCACCCGCTCGCAGGCCTGGATGAAAGGCTGA
- a CDS encoding TonB-dependent siderophore receptor: MSTTRRRLVTPRKSLCLAAWVGGALTAPLAFAADCDKARNATGCEEQLTVEAAAPAGRYDALSAVSRSASQLGLTARETPRSVDIISARAIQQRGDRSLAAAVEHATGLSGVASPTLSNNFSARGFRPIAWLYNGVEMPGSTLQLSDPAHYDSIEVLRGPGSALNGLSAAGGSVNLISRRPTFSRQPLELDYGFGSYRSQRLHLGAGGALVDDAVAYRLDVSGNDSGSNVQYERDRQKRVSGSLLFKLTDDALLTLSLDRMLNRTNNPYYGTPLLDGRIAGELRDINYNNLTDSRIQSNATAFQASLDWFMTPEVEWHNQFYYYSGFREWRNVERFRVAAAARPGDVNRDSFGALAHDDDLIGNRSSLVFDRAIAGFDNRLLVGLDLSKRHFQYYSNGFPGSEDVPLGAPPREPFAQGTDRQRAPVRHVTQNQYAAFLEDRFSLTERLALLGQLRYNHMNMDWRFQGPQEESRAHTYVFSTWSLGPSYALTDNLTLYANYTTGQEPGNDLFFLSPTQTDLPLTRARQWEAGAKGQFWGNKGEATLALYELRKDNLFVPDAQRPDALNAVGRQTSRGIELGVVLRPDERWELAGNAAYTHARYDDYRGGSPLRSYNGNRPAYIPDWTANLSVHYQATARLGLASSLRYVGSSYNDDANRRKMRAYTTLDLAADYQLTPIVDVGFRIRNATNQLYAYQRTYPDQALIAPPRSYETFVSVRF; the protein is encoded by the coding sequence ATGAGTACGACACGCCGGCGTCTTGTCACGCCCAGAAAATCTTTATGCCTTGCCGCTTGGGTCGGCGGCGCACTGACGGCGCCGCTGGCTTTCGCTGCCGACTGCGATAAAGCCCGCAATGCCACGGGGTGCGAAGAACAGCTCACCGTGGAGGCGGCGGCCCCCGCCGGGCGCTACGATGCGTTGAGCGCCGTGAGCCGCAGCGCTTCGCAGCTCGGGCTGACCGCTCGGGAAACGCCGCGCAGCGTCGATATCATCAGCGCAAGAGCGATCCAACAGCGGGGCGACCGCTCGCTGGCCGCCGCCGTCGAGCATGCCACCGGTCTGTCCGGCGTCGCTTCGCCAACGTTGTCCAATAACTTTTCCGCGCGCGGTTTCCGGCCTATCGCCTGGTTGTATAACGGCGTGGAGATGCCCGGCAGCACGCTGCAGCTGAGCGATCCGGCGCATTACGACAGCATCGAGGTACTGCGCGGGCCGGGATCGGCCTTGAACGGCCTGAGCGCCGCGGGCGGCAGCGTCAACCTGATCTCGCGGCGGCCGACCTTCAGCCGCCAGCCGCTCGAGCTCGATTATGGCTTCGGCAGCTACCGCAGCCAGCGTCTGCATCTGGGGGCCGGCGGCGCGCTGGTGGACGATGCGGTGGCGTACCGGTTGGACGTCAGCGGCAACGACAGCGGCAGCAACGTGCAGTATGAACGCGATCGGCAGAAGCGGGTTTCCGGCTCGCTGCTGTTTAAGCTGACGGACGATGCGCTGTTGACGCTAAGCCTGGACCGCATGCTCAATCGCACCAACAACCCTTACTACGGCACGCCGCTGCTGGACGGGCGCATTGCCGGCGAGCTGCGCGACATCAATTACAACAACCTGACCGACAGCCGCATCCAGAGCAACGCCACCGCATTTCAGGCCAGCCTGGACTGGTTTATGACGCCCGAAGTGGAATGGCATAACCAATTCTATTACTACAGCGGCTTTCGCGAATGGCGTAACGTCGAGCGCTTCCGCGTCGCGGCGGCGGCCCGGCCCGGCGACGTCAACCGCGACTCTTTCGGTGCCCTGGCGCACGACGACGATCTGATCGGCAACCGCAGTTCGCTGGTATTTGACCGCGCCATCGCCGGTTTCGATAACCGGTTGCTGGTCGGCCTCGATCTGAGCAAGCGGCATTTTCAGTATTACTCCAACGGTTTCCCCGGTTCGGAAGATGTACCGCTTGGCGCGCCGCCCCGAGAGCCGTTCGCCCAGGGTACCGACCGCCAACGCGCGCCGGTGCGCCACGTCACCCAGAACCAGTACGCCGCCTTTCTCGAGGATCGCTTCAGCCTGACCGAGCGTTTAGCGTTGCTGGGCCAGTTGCGCTACAACCATATGAACATGGACTGGCGCTTCCAGGGGCCGCAGGAAGAGAGCCGCGCGCACACCTACGTTTTCAGCACCTGGAGCCTGGGCCCCAGCTATGCATTGACCGACAACCTCACGCTCTACGCCAACTACACCACCGGCCAGGAGCCGGGCAACGATCTGTTCTTCCTCAGCCCAACGCAGACCGATCTGCCGCTGACGCGAGCGCGCCAGTGGGAGGCCGGCGCCAAAGGGCAGTTCTGGGGGAACAAGGGCGAGGCGACGCTGGCGCTGTACGAACTGCGCAAGGACAACCTGTTTGTGCCCGACGCGCAGCGGCCGGATGCGTTGAACGCGGTAGGCAGACAGACGTCGCGCGGCATCGAGCTTGGCGTGGTGCTGCGTCCCGACGAGCGCTGGGAGCTGGCCGGCAACGCCGCCTACACGCATGCCCGCTATGACGACTATCGCGGCGGCAGCCCGCTGCGCAGCTATAACGGCAATCGCCCGGCCTATATCCCGGACTGGACCGCCAACCTCAGCGTGCATTATCAGGCGACGGCGCGCCTGGGGCTGGCTTCTTCGCTGCGCTACGTCGGCAGCAGCTACAACGACGACGCCAACCGGCGCAAAATGCGCGCGTACACCACGCTCGATCTGGCGGCGGATTATCAGCTGACGCCGATCGTCGATGTTGGTTTCCGCATTCGCAACGCCACCAACCAGCTGTACGCCTATCAGCGTACTTACCCGGACCAGGCGCTGATCGCGCCGCCGCGCAGCTATGAAACCTTCGTGTCGGTCAGGTTCTGA